The following proteins are co-located in the Microbacterium sp. Clip185 genome:
- a CDS encoding DUF4232 domain-containing protein, with protein MRRSRGIWLVSATAGALWLAVVGLAAAVSLTPLQRVQQAVLPTPSPYAWSWPAPWSLLSPLVAALAVAACVAAVLHVVRRRGSFAATWLAVVAAGAITGMTIDAQLVFGTLFTHGWALWAVDLGSRAAIGAYWGLLYGWLPALLASRMSRREAAGESSGGAMRLRGALAVGAAVAALILLVATQALGDEASQAQVRADQAAAEPAPADGSIPPDPQAEGDPVPERAAGAGVTSADGCTPDRAMILKGEPDAATGHRGLRLELMNFSDAPCTIEGYPDIAFGDQNGHLLDTTIEHGGSFMATDPGPASVVIPAGASAVAYLGWDAQSTHGALIARTLWAAVVEGETRGSWPVELDVVAGTAVSVTAWQAPGTTP; from the coding sequence ATGCGGAGATCACGCGGAATCTGGCTGGTCTCCGCCACGGCGGGAGCCCTCTGGCTGGCGGTGGTCGGGCTCGCAGCGGCAGTGTCGCTCACACCGCTGCAGCGGGTGCAACAGGCGGTCCTGCCGACGCCGAGCCCCTATGCCTGGTCCTGGCCCGCCCCGTGGTCGCTGCTCTCCCCTCTCGTTGCGGCCCTCGCCGTCGCGGCCTGTGTCGCAGCCGTCCTGCACGTCGTACGCCGACGCGGGTCATTCGCCGCGACCTGGCTCGCGGTCGTCGCGGCAGGGGCGATCACCGGGATGACGATCGATGCGCAGCTCGTCTTCGGCACGCTCTTCACGCACGGCTGGGCGCTCTGGGCTGTGGACCTCGGCAGCCGCGCCGCGATCGGTGCGTACTGGGGGCTGCTCTACGGCTGGCTGCCGGCGCTGCTCGCCTCGCGAATGTCGCGACGCGAGGCGGCCGGTGAGAGCTCCGGTGGAGCGATGCGGCTCCGCGGCGCTCTGGCCGTGGGAGCTGCGGTCGCGGCCCTCATCCTGCTCGTCGCGACGCAGGCGCTGGGCGACGAGGCGTCGCAAGCCCAGGTGCGGGCCGATCAGGCCGCCGCGGAACCGGCTCCCGCGGACGGTTCGATTCCGCCCGACCCACAGGCGGAGGGCGACCCGGTTCCGGAGCGCGCCGCGGGCGCCGGCGTGACGAGCGCAGACGGCTGCACCCCGGATCGCGCCATGATCCTGAAGGGAGAGCCCGACGCGGCGACCGGGCATCGAGGTCTGCGGCTCGAACTCATGAACTTCTCCGACGCTCCCTGCACGATCGAGGGGTACCCCGACATCGCCTTCGGCGACCAGAACGGCCACCTGCTCGACACCACGATCGAGCACGGTGGTTCCTTCATGGCGACCGATCCAGGCCCCGCATCCGTCGTCATTCCGGCGGGTGCTTCTGCTGTCGCCTACCTCGGCTGGGATGCCCAGTCCACCCACGGCGCCCTCATCGCACGCACGCTGTGGGCGGCAGTCGTCGAGGGCGAGACGCGCGGCTCCTGGCCGGTGGAACTCGACGTGGTCGCGGGCACCGCTGTTTCCGTGACCGCATGGCAGGCGCCGGGCACCACGCCCTGA
- a CDS encoding alpha/beta hydrolase: MSLLSRPAVARFVARRLQKAMPRMMAAQAGGVDPRERLPEFTAERRELIIPADPPAPAVIYRAADAAAAPGVHVNFHGGGYILGQLHGDDALCRAIASRAGVVVIDVDYAVAPQHPFPAAVHQAMRVVQWVIDNADAQGWDATRLTVGGQSAGGAIAAAVARQALDAGGPRIRLQVLHYPPLDLTVPAAEKHSPLAKPLLRPWMSEVFDGSYVPDPATRADPLVSPAAASDTADLTGIAPTVVIAASDDILRDEDERYARRLERVGALAEFWQVEGADHGYDGGNDTLARENYLRIAEHIRAAQG; encoded by the coding sequence GTGTCGCTGCTGTCGCGTCCCGCCGTCGCACGATTCGTCGCGCGTCGGCTGCAGAAGGCGATGCCGCGCATGATGGCGGCGCAGGCGGGCGGAGTAGACCCGCGCGAACGTCTGCCCGAGTTCACCGCCGAGCGGCGCGAGCTCATCATCCCCGCCGATCCGCCCGCGCCGGCCGTGATCTATCGCGCGGCGGATGCGGCCGCCGCCCCGGGCGTGCACGTGAACTTCCACGGCGGCGGCTACATCCTCGGCCAGCTGCACGGCGACGATGCCCTCTGCCGTGCGATCGCCAGCCGCGCGGGCGTCGTGGTGATCGACGTCGACTACGCCGTCGCTCCGCAGCATCCGTTCCCCGCCGCGGTGCACCAGGCGATGCGGGTCGTGCAGTGGGTCATCGACAATGCCGACGCGCAGGGGTGGGACGCCACGCGGCTCACGGTCGGCGGACAGAGCGCGGGCGGAGCGATCGCCGCCGCGGTCGCGCGGCAGGCACTGGATGCGGGCGGTCCCCGCATCCGCCTGCAGGTGCTGCACTACCCGCCGCTGGATCTCACGGTCCCCGCGGCCGAGAAGCACTCGCCGCTCGCGAAGCCCCTCCTGCGTCCCTGGATGTCGGAGGTCTTCGACGGCTCCTACGTTCCCGATCCGGCCACCCGCGCCGATCCCCTCGTCTCGCCGGCGGCCGCGTCGGACACCGCCGATCTCACGGGCATCGCCCCGACGGTCGTCATCGCCGCATCCGACGACATCCTGCGCGACGAGGACGAGCGCTACGCCCGGCGCCTCGAGCGCGTCGGCGCCCTGGCGGAGTTCTGGCAGGTCGAGGGCGCCGACCACGGCTACGACGGTGGCAATGACACGCTCGCGAGGGAGAACTACCTGCGCATCGCCGAGCACATCCGCGCCGCGCAGGGCTGA
- the menE gene encoding o-succinylbenzoate--CoA ligase, with the protein MHDHGLGSWITKRRLKNPGKPAIIVDGGETLSYAELADAVDRTAAVLRARGIGKADAVAYLGENSPAFLQVLFACARLGAVFVPVNTRLAAPEIQHVLTDSGARVLIHDPEFAERIIPGIEAASIGEVILTGEGISHHPGLSALVRDADGASVGTTEVTHEDPAAIVYTSGTTGRAKGAVLTHGNLTWVALNCIIDYDVVSTDIALMISPLFHVASLGMGALPVILKGATLVLEKGFDAGRALTLIERHRVTMLSGVPTTYQLMADHPDWPTTDLSSLQKLTCGGSAVPTRILNAFEARGLSFSQGYGMTETSPGATSLAPAMTRAKQGSVGLPHFFTEVRVTDDTGAVVPAGTVGEIEIAGPNVFPGYHGLPGETAAAFREGGWFRSGDLGYLDEDGYLFISDRLKDMIISGGENIYPAEVENLINDIRGISGVAVIGVPDERWGEVPWAVVTVKEGAEVTTESVRTQLDGVLARYKLPKNVVVVEDLPRTASGKVRKAALRELFGRKH; encoded by the coding sequence ATGCATGATCACGGATTGGGATCCTGGATCACCAAGAGACGACTGAAGAACCCCGGCAAGCCGGCGATCATCGTCGACGGCGGCGAGACGCTGTCGTACGCCGAGCTCGCCGACGCCGTCGATCGCACGGCCGCCGTGCTGCGCGCACGCGGCATCGGCAAGGCGGATGCGGTGGCCTACCTCGGCGAGAACAGCCCGGCATTCCTGCAGGTGCTCTTCGCGTGCGCCCGGCTCGGGGCGGTGTTCGTGCCGGTCAACACACGCCTCGCGGCTCCCGAGATCCAGCACGTGCTGACGGACTCGGGTGCGCGCGTGCTCATCCACGACCCGGAGTTCGCGGAGCGCATCATCCCGGGGATCGAGGCCGCATCCATCGGCGAGGTCATCCTCACCGGGGAGGGCATCTCGCACCACCCCGGTCTGTCCGCGCTCGTGCGCGACGCCGACGGCGCCTCGGTCGGCACCACTGAAGTCACGCACGAGGACCCGGCTGCGATCGTGTACACCTCGGGCACGACGGGTCGCGCCAAAGGCGCGGTGCTCACGCACGGCAACCTCACCTGGGTCGCACTGAACTGCATCATCGACTACGACGTGGTCTCGACCGACATCGCGCTCATGATCTCGCCGCTGTTCCACGTGGCCTCCCTCGGCATGGGCGCACTGCCGGTCATCCTCAAGGGCGCCACCCTCGTGCTGGAGAAGGGGTTCGATGCCGGTCGGGCGCTGACGCTGATCGAACGTCACCGCGTCACGATGCTCAGCGGTGTGCCGACGACCTATCAGTTGATGGCCGATCATCCGGACTGGCCCACGACCGACCTGTCGAGCCTGCAGAAGCTGACGTGCGGCGGCTCGGCTGTGCCGACCCGCATCCTCAACGCCTTCGAAGCGCGCGGACTGTCGTTCTCGCAGGGCTACGGAATGACCGAGACCTCCCCGGGTGCCACATCCTTGGCACCGGCGATGACCCGCGCGAAGCAGGGCAGCGTCGGCCTGCCACACTTCTTCACCGAGGTGCGCGTGACCGACGACACCGGCGCCGTGGTGCCTGCGGGCACGGTGGGAGAGATCGAGATCGCGGGACCCAACGTGTTCCCCGGATACCACGGGCTCCCCGGCGAGACCGCCGCCGCCTTCCGCGAGGGCGGCTGGTTCCGCTCCGGCGACCTCGGCTATCTGGACGAGGACGGCTACCTGTTCATCTCCGACCGACTGAAGGACATGATCATCTCCGGCGGCGAGAACATCTATCCCGCCGAGGTCGAGAACCTCATCAACGACATCCGCGGGATCTCCGGAGTCGCCGTCATCGGGGTGCCCGACGAGCGGTGGGGCGAGGTCCCTTGGGCCGTGGTGACCGTCAAAGAGGGGGCCGAGGTGACGACAGAGTCCGTCCGCACCCAGCTCGACGGCGTACTCGCCCGGTACAAGCTCCCCAAGAACGTCGTCGTCGTCGAGGATCTGCCCCGCACCGCATCCGGCAAGGTCCGCAAGGCCGCGCTGCGCGAGCTGTTCGGCCGGAAGCACTGA
- a CDS encoding MaoC family dehydratase, producing the protein MTTTAAYADAASLAGTDLGFTDWLEVTQDRVNLFADATDDHQWIHVDPERAKEGPFGGPIAHGFLSLSLTVKFWSELFDLDGVTTKVNYGLDKVRFVSPVAVGARIRGGAVIAEVTEVPGGYQFAVDQTIEIEGATKPAAVARGLYRFYA; encoded by the coding sequence ATGACCACGACCGCCGCTTACGCCGACGCCGCATCCCTCGCGGGCACCGACCTCGGCTTCACCGACTGGCTCGAGGTGACCCAGGACCGGGTGAACCTCTTCGCGGACGCCACCGACGACCACCAGTGGATCCACGTCGATCCGGAGCGCGCGAAGGAGGGCCCCTTCGGCGGCCCGATCGCGCACGGCTTCCTGTCGCTGTCGCTGACCGTGAAGTTCTGGTCCGAGCTCTTCGACCTCGATGGCGTCACCACCAAGGTGAACTATGGCCTCGACAAGGTGCGCTTCGTCTCTCCCGTCGCCGTCGGCGCCCGCATCCGCGGCGGAGCCGTCATCGCCGAGGTCACCGAAGTGCCCGGCGGCTATCAGTTCGCCGTCGATCAGACGATCGAGATCGAGGGCGCCACCAAGCCCGCCGCCGTCGCTCGCGGGCTGTATCGCTTCTACGCCTGA
- a CDS encoding acyl-CoA dehydrogenase family protein has product MLPRLRSEAPFGHDPLGFADATLSEGARAALARLDDTLRAEVAPLLPAAWETATLPSAIIDALAPLDLMQPVGVEPAEAASSVFSGYRAFVLARTDVSVATAYNAQSGLFRTAVRRGGSPEQVAALDDAIRSFALRGVFALTEPDHGSDIAGGLATTATRDGDGWVIDGAKRWIGGADTADVLVVFARATDDGEVKAFLVPRDAPGVTLTRIEGKVSLRPMQNFDIRLEGVRVDESARLQRVDTWRNVAEILRSLRSDVAWIATGLQAGALDAAVAYVREREQFGSPLGGFQLVQEKLARILGNLTASLGIVTRLSARQDAGVLRDEDSALAKMQTARLARESVALAREVQGGNGILLEHGAARFFADAEAVYSYEGTHEMTALIVGRGLTGSSAFV; this is encoded by the coding sequence ATGCTTCCGAGACTGCGCAGCGAAGCGCCTTTCGGTCACGATCCGCTCGGGTTCGCCGACGCGACGCTCAGCGAGGGCGCCCGGGCGGCCCTGGCGCGACTCGACGACACCCTGCGTGCCGAGGTCGCGCCCCTGCTTCCGGCCGCGTGGGAGACGGCGACGCTGCCTTCCGCGATCATCGACGCCCTCGCCCCTCTCGATCTCATGCAGCCCGTCGGCGTGGAGCCTGCGGAGGCCGCATCCTCCGTCTTCTCCGGATACCGGGCCTTCGTCCTCGCCCGCACCGACGTCTCGGTCGCCACGGCGTACAACGCGCAGTCGGGCCTGTTCCGCACCGCCGTGCGCCGCGGGGGCTCCCCCGAACAGGTGGCGGCACTCGACGACGCGATCCGCAGCTTCGCACTGCGGGGCGTCTTCGCGTTGACCGAACCCGACCACGGCTCCGACATCGCCGGCGGACTCGCCACGACCGCGACCCGCGACGGCGACGGATGGGTGATCGACGGCGCGAAACGGTGGATCGGCGGCGCCGACACCGCCGACGTGCTCGTCGTGTTCGCGCGCGCGACGGACGACGGCGAGGTCAAGGCGTTCCTGGTGCCGCGGGACGCACCGGGCGTCACCCTCACCCGCATCGAGGGCAAGGTGTCGCTGCGACCCATGCAGAACTTCGACATCCGCCTCGAGGGTGTGCGGGTAGACGAGAGCGCCCGCCTTCAGCGGGTCGACACCTGGCGCAACGTGGCCGAGATCCTGCGGTCGCTGCGCTCGGATGTGGCCTGGATCGCGACGGGTCTGCAGGCCGGCGCCCTCGACGCGGCGGTCGCGTACGTGCGCGAGCGCGAGCAGTTCGGGTCACCGCTGGGCGGCTTCCAGCTCGTGCAGGAGAAGCTGGCCCGCATCCTCGGCAACCTCACCGCATCCCTCGGCATCGTCACGCGCCTGTCCGCACGGCAGGATGCGGGCGTGCTGCGCGACGAGGACTCGGCGCTGGCGAAGATGCAGACCGCCCGTCTCGCCCGCGAGAGCGTCGCTCTCGCCCGCGAGGTGCAGGGCGGCAACGGCATCCTCCTCGAGCACGGCGCCGCACGGTTCTTCGCCGACGCCGAGGCCGTCTACTCCTACGAGGGCACCCACGAGATGACCGCCCTGATCGTCGGGCGGGGGCTCACCGGCTCCTCCGCCTTCGTCTGA
- a CDS encoding amidohydrolase family protein, which yields MTTRYEPAIDLSAITAIDVHVHIEVDAHGHSSLPEDLAEAASAYFSADAGHPDLDSVAAYYRERSMAAVVFTVDAQTELGHPALSSEEIAEGAARNNDVLIPFGSVDPRQGQAAIDRARHLIEDYGVRGFKFHPTVQGFDPSDEQYFPLYETLQAAGVVALFHTGQTGIGAGMRGGRGFRLALSNPMLLDTVAARFPDLQIIMAHPSVPWQDEAISVATHKHNTWIDLSGWSPKYFPPQLVRAANSFLKSRILFGSDFPLLTPDRWLRDVEQIEMKPEVMPGILKANAARLLGLG from the coding sequence ATGACCACGCGCTACGAACCCGCGATCGACCTGTCCGCCATCACGGCGATCGACGTCCATGTGCACATCGAGGTCGACGCGCACGGCCACTCCTCGCTTCCCGAAGACCTCGCCGAGGCAGCATCCGCCTACTTCAGCGCCGACGCGGGCCACCCCGACCTGGACTCGGTCGCGGCATACTACCGCGAGCGCTCCATGGCCGCGGTGGTGTTCACCGTGGACGCGCAGACCGAGCTCGGGCACCCGGCGCTCTCCAGCGAGGAGATCGCCGAGGGCGCGGCGCGCAACAACGACGTACTGATCCCGTTCGGCTCCGTCGACCCGCGTCAGGGGCAGGCCGCGATCGATCGCGCGCGGCACCTGATCGAGGACTACGGCGTGCGCGGCTTCAAGTTCCACCCCACGGTGCAGGGCTTCGACCCGAGCGATGAGCAGTACTTCCCGCTGTACGAGACGCTGCAGGCGGCGGGCGTCGTGGCGCTCTTCCACACCGGGCAGACAGGGATCGGCGCGGGGATGCGGGGCGGTCGCGGCTTCCGCCTCGCCCTGTCGAACCCGATGCTGCTCGACACGGTGGCAGCCCGCTTCCCCGACCTGCAGATCATCATGGCCCACCCCTCGGTGCCGTGGCAGGACGAGGCGATCTCGGTCGCGACCCACAAGCACAACACCTGGATCGACCTGTCGGGCTGGAGCCCGAAGTACTTCCCGCCGCAGCTCGTGCGCGCGGCGAACTCGTTCCTCAAGAGCCGCATCCTGTTCGGTTCGGACTTTCCGCTGCTCACTCCCGACCGATGGCTGCGCGACGTCGAGCAGATCGAGATGAAGCCCGAGGTCATGCCCGGTATCCTCAAGGCCAACGCCGCGCGTCTGCTCGGGCTGGGGTAG
- a CDS encoding SDR family oxidoreductase, which yields MSLDGKVAIVTGSGRGLGLAYAQELARQGARVVVNDVDAATAAEAVASIEREGGQAVAVVAPVGSSETAKELVRTAVDTYGRLDILVTNAGVLRDTVLWKMSDEAFDTVIDVHLRGTFTCVREAATYMRENEIAGRIICIGSPTGQRGNFGQTNYAAAKAGIVGMVRTWALELKKAGITANAVIPVAATAMTATLPYFAAAVEADAAGEPMPAFYRHDLGFGTSDDVSGLIAFLASDAAANISGQAIGVGGDRIQLWSHPEPVVTAYRDGGWSAEALESEFADLVGDNLQSVGERFPALPEELQRPRP from the coding sequence ATGTCCCTCGACGGCAAAGTCGCCATCGTCACCGGATCCGGCCGCGGCCTCGGTCTCGCCTACGCCCAGGAGCTCGCCCGTCAGGGCGCGCGCGTCGTCGTGAACGACGTGGATGCGGCCACCGCCGCCGAGGCGGTCGCATCGATCGAGCGCGAGGGAGGGCAGGCGGTCGCCGTCGTCGCCCCCGTGGGCTCCTCCGAGACCGCGAAAGAGCTCGTCCGCACCGCGGTCGACACCTACGGCCGGCTCGACATCCTCGTCACCAACGCCGGCGTCCTGCGCGACACGGTGCTCTGGAAGATGAGCGACGAGGCCTTCGACACCGTCATCGACGTGCACCTGCGCGGCACCTTCACCTGCGTTCGCGAGGCCGCGACCTACATGCGCGAGAACGAGATCGCCGGTCGCATCATCTGCATCGGCTCACCGACCGGGCAGCGCGGCAACTTCGGACAGACCAACTACGCCGCCGCGAAGGCGGGCATCGTCGGCATGGTGCGCACCTGGGCGCTCGAGCTCAAGAAGGCCGGCATCACCGCCAACGCGGTGATCCCCGTGGCCGCCACCGCCATGACGGCGACCCTGCCGTATTTCGCCGCGGCGGTCGAGGCGGACGCGGCGGGCGAGCCCATGCCCGCGTTCTACCGCCACGATCTCGGCTTCGGCACCTCCGACGACGTCTCCGGCCTCATCGCCTTCCTCGCCTCGGATGCGGCGGCGAACATCTCCGGCCAGGCGATCGGCGTCGGCGGCGACCGCATCCAACTCTGGTCGCACCCCGAGCCCGTCGTCACCGCCTACCGCGACGGCGGGTGGAGCGCCGAGGCCCTGGAGTCGGAGTTCGCCGACCTGGTCGGCGACAACCTGCAGTCGGTCGGCGAGCGCTTCCCCGCGCTTCCCGAAGAGCTGCAGCGCCCCCGCCCCTGA
- a CDS encoding MarR family winged helix-turn-helix transcriptional regulator yields MPKSEDAAAQADARARLTDDVSFLLARANALSLAAGNAALAAVGLKVRSYSVLALACDTAAGPSQRELAEFLRLDPSQVVALVDDLQRRGLIERRPDPADRRANVVVATAEGLALHERALAAAEAAERDLHGNLSAAERAQLADLLRRIAFP; encoded by the coding sequence ATGCCGAAGAGCGAGGATGCTGCAGCGCAGGCCGACGCGCGCGCCCGGCTCACCGACGACGTCAGCTTCTTGCTGGCCCGCGCCAACGCCCTCTCGCTCGCCGCGGGGAACGCGGCTCTGGCCGCCGTCGGACTGAAAGTGCGGTCGTACTCGGTGCTGGCGCTGGCCTGCGACACCGCGGCGGGCCCCTCGCAGCGTGAACTCGCCGAGTTCCTGCGCCTCGATCCCAGCCAGGTCGTCGCCCTCGTCGACGACCTGCAGCGCCGGGGCCTGATCGAACGGCGGCCCGACCCCGCCGACCGACGCGCCAACGTCGTGGTCGCCACAGCCGAAGGTCTGGCCCTCCACGAGCGTGCGCTCGCCGCCGCCGAGGCCGCCGAGCGCGACCTGCACGGCAACCTCTCTGCCGCCGAGCGGGCGCAGCTCGCCGACCTCCTCCGCCGCATCGCCTTTCCGTGA
- a CDS encoding SH3 domain-containing protein, whose protein sequence is MRAQLIADHEIPERAPLNVQPGERVAVGERDTEWPAFVFVTAANGCGWVPARHIEIDGAAGIVRTGYDTTELPARTGDVVEILTEDTESGWSWCRNAAGREGWVPDRVLTRG, encoded by the coding sequence ATGCGTGCGCAGCTGATCGCCGACCACGAGATCCCCGAGCGCGCCCCGCTGAACGTGCAGCCCGGTGAGCGGGTGGCGGTCGGCGAGCGCGACACCGAGTGGCCCGCGTTCGTGTTCGTCACGGCGGCGAACGGATGCGGGTGGGTGCCGGCTCGGCACATCGAGATCGACGGCGCGGCGGGAATCGTGCGCACCGGCTACGACACCACCGAACTGCCCGCGCGCACGGGTGATGTGGTGGAGATCCTCACCGAAGACACCGAGAGCGGCTGGTCGTGGTGCCGCAACGCCGCGGGTCGCGAAGGCTGGGTGCCGGACCGCGTGCTGACACGCGGCTAG
- a CDS encoding MFS transporter, translating to MSIQTPGGRPHRRGRALLLLIAVALVAANMRATITGVGPLLEEIADDLGTTAAALGSLAAVPLLAWAIVSPLTHGLSRRFGMSRVLLVALIALGAGTAWRSLPGTEVNLWLGTGLIGASLAVANVIMPAVIKRDFPGRVPVMMGMYTALLGGVGAIASAVVVPISHAVGDPDAGWRVALAATAALLPLTIALWAWAQHGRGPTTAAPAPGTSRSTGIWRDRLAWQIAAYMGAQSASFYMLVTWMAPLAASTGKSPVAAGVDVALYQILGVVGSFAVAFALQGRLRRAVPAALPLLAIAAAIGMILAPQLLTAWALISGLSAGASLSMSLTLMAQRARDAAASSALSGMSQSVGYLLAAAGPISFGALHALDGGWTAPLLLYIAVVVGQCVVGVSVGRDRYVLDGR from the coding sequence GTGAGCATTCAGACCCCCGGCGGGCGCCCGCATCGACGCGGTCGGGCGTTGCTGCTGCTCATCGCCGTGGCGCTGGTCGCGGCCAACATGCGCGCCACCATCACGGGTGTCGGCCCGCTGCTCGAGGAGATCGCGGACGACCTCGGCACGACGGCAGCAGCCCTTGGCTCGCTCGCCGCGGTACCCCTCCTGGCCTGGGCGATCGTCTCGCCGTTGACCCACGGACTGTCACGCCGGTTCGGGATGTCGCGCGTGCTGCTCGTCGCCCTCATCGCGCTCGGGGCGGGAACGGCCTGGCGGTCGCTGCCGGGCACCGAGGTCAACCTGTGGCTGGGGACGGGCCTGATCGGCGCGTCTCTCGCCGTCGCCAACGTGATCATGCCCGCGGTGATCAAGCGCGATTTCCCGGGGCGCGTGCCGGTGATGATGGGCATGTACACGGCGCTGCTCGGCGGCGTGGGAGCCATCGCCTCGGCTGTCGTCGTGCCGATCTCGCACGCCGTGGGCGATCCGGATGCCGGGTGGCGCGTGGCCTTGGCCGCGACCGCCGCGCTCCTCCCGCTCACGATCGCCCTGTGGGCATGGGCGCAGCACGGTCGAGGGCCGACAACGGCGGCACCCGCGCCGGGCACCTCGCGCAGCACGGGCATCTGGCGCGACCGCCTCGCGTGGCAGATCGCGGCGTACATGGGAGCGCAGTCGGCGTCGTTCTACATGCTCGTGACGTGGATGGCACCGCTCGCCGCATCGACAGGCAAGTCTCCCGTCGCCGCAGGCGTCGATGTCGCGCTGTACCAGATCCTCGGCGTGGTCGGTTCGTTCGCCGTCGCCTTCGCGCTGCAGGGGCGCCTGCGCCGCGCGGTCCCTGCTGCCCTCCCACTGCTCGCGATCGCCGCCGCGATCGGCATGATCCTCGCACCGCAGCTCCTGACCGCGTGGGCCCTCATCTCGGGGCTGTCGGCGGGAGCGTCGCTGAGCATGTCGCTGACCCTGATGGCGCAGCGCGCGAGGGACGCCGCCGCATCCTCGGCGCTCTCCGGAATGTCGCAGTCGGTAGGATACCTGCTCGCCGCCGCCGGGCCGATCTCCTTCGGCGCCCTCCATGCGCTCGACGGCGGCTGGACCGCGCCCCTGCTGCTCTACATCGCCGTGGTCGTCGGGCAGTGTGTGGTCGGGGTCTCGGTGGGCCGCGACCGTTACGTGCTCGATGGCCGGTGA
- a CDS encoding 4-hydroxybenzoate 3-monooxygenase, with amino-acid sequence MTAIRTRVAIVGAGPAGLLLSHLLADAGIESVVVDSRTREQIETTIRAGILEQGTVDLLVDSGASTRVLTDGNRHDGIELRFAGEGHRIDFPSLTGRSVWLYPQHEVLKDLVATRLAAGQDVRFGVRVEAVEHAASDRPRVIGEDADGRRVEIEAEFVVGADGSRSVVRQTLGGSAAGSFREYPFAWFGILCEAPPSSEELIYSNSDAGFALISQRSSTVQRMYFQCDPEADPNALSEAQIWDELQARVPGTTLHEGPIFQRDVLRFRSFVAGELRRGRVALIGDAAHTVPPTGAKGMNLAVADVVLLDIALRALLLEADEGPIDAFAETALRRIWKAQHFSWWMTSMLHRTPDASDFDRQRQLGELRSVIDSDAGRTYLAEAYTGWPFETRLS; translated from the coding sequence ATGACCGCCATCCGCACCCGTGTCGCGATCGTCGGCGCCGGTCCCGCAGGGCTCCTCCTGTCCCACCTGCTCGCCGACGCAGGCATCGAGTCGGTCGTCGTCGACTCCCGCACGCGTGAACAGATCGAGACCACCATCCGCGCCGGCATCCTCGAGCAGGGAACCGTCGACCTCCTCGTCGACAGCGGCGCATCAACGCGCGTGCTCACCGACGGCAACCGGCACGACGGCATCGAGCTGCGCTTCGCCGGCGAGGGTCATCGCATCGACTTCCCCTCCCTCACCGGCCGCAGCGTCTGGCTCTACCCGCAGCACGAAGTTCTCAAGGACCTCGTCGCGACGCGCCTCGCAGCCGGGCAGGACGTGCGTTTCGGAGTGCGCGTCGAAGCGGTGGAGCACGCCGCATCCGATCGGCCGCGCGTCATCGGCGAGGATGCGGACGGGCGCCGCGTCGAGATCGAGGCCGAGTTCGTCGTCGGCGCGGACGGCTCGCGCTCGGTCGTGCGCCAGACGCTCGGCGGATCGGCGGCCGGGTCGTTCCGCGAGTACCCGTTCGCGTGGTTCGGCATCCTGTGCGAGGCCCCGCCGAGCTCCGAGGAGCTCATCTACAGCAACTCGGATGCGGGCTTCGCCCTCATCAGCCAACGCAGCAGCACGGTGCAGCGCATGTACTTCCAGTGCGACCCCGAGGCGGATCCGAACGCGCTGAGCGAGGCGCAGATCTGGGACGAGCTGCAGGCACGCGTCCCTGGGACGACCCTCCACGAGGGACCCATCTTCCAGCGCGACGTGCTGCGCTTCCGCAGCTTCGTGGCCGGCGAACTCCGCCGCGGCCGCGTCGCGCTCATCGGCGATGCGGCGCACACCGTGCCGCCGACGGGCGCGAAGGGCATGAACCTGGCCGTCGCCGACGTGGTGCTGCTCGATATCGCACTACGCGCGCTACTGCTCGAGGCAGACGAAGGGCCGATCGACGCGTTCGCCGAAACAGCGCTGCGGCGGATCTGGAAGGCACAGCACTTCTCGTGGTGGATGACCAGCATGCTCCACCGCACCCCCGACGCATCCGACTTCGACCGCCAGCGACAGCTCGGGGAACTCCGCTCGGTCATCGACTCGGATGCCGGCCGCACCTACCTCGCCGAGGCGTACACCGGCTGGCCGTTCGAGACCCGCCTCAGCTGA